ACTGAAAGATCTCGGGAACGGAGAGCCAACGGTTTTTTCCCCGAAAGTCGTTGATACTAAACTTAGCAACACGAATGGGATTGGAGGCATCGTACCCATCTTGGAAGGTAACCGTTCCTGTTTCTAGCGCCATTGCTGTCGTAAATATCTTGATGGTAGATCCCATTTCATAAATGCCCAGTGTATTGGCATTAAAGCGCTCTTCCGACTTGGCCTTTTGCGGCATATGAGGGTCAAAATTTGGTTGGGAGACCATGGCCAAAATCTCTCCAGACTTTGCGTCTAGAACAAGGACACAACCGCCTTTTGCTTTAAAGTGTTCGATGGTTTTTGTCAGCTCATCATTGACAGCATGTTGAACACTGAGATCTATTGAAAGTTGGACGTTATTTTTAGATAAGTCTACGTCGAAACCATATTCTATTCCTGCAATGCCCCTGTTATCTACGTCTGTAAATCCAAGAACGTGAGAAACGAGGCGTCCGTGAGGGTATACCCGCTTTTCTTCTCGATGGAAATGAAGTCCAGGAAGTCCCATGTGGTGGACCAGGGCTTGCTGCTGGGGGGTGAGATTTCGGGCAATCCAGACGAAGTTTTTGTCAGAGGATAGTTTTTTCAAAAGGTCCTTTTGATCCAGTTGGGGAAATATTTTAGTCAACTTTTCAAAAGCGTCTGTTGTGTCTAAGATTATTTTAGGGTTGGCGTACAAGGAGGCAGTGATGAGATTTGTGGCCAGAGTCTTTCCATTTCGATCGAGAATGTTGAATCGAGCAACGCTGTGGCTTGAATGGGAGAGGAAATCGGAAATGCCTGGTTCATCCTGCCCTCGCAAGAGGGTCACATCAATGAGCCTGTAAGAAACTGTCAAAAAGCCAATGGCAAAAAACAGACTCACCATTAGGAGTCTATTCCGGGCCATTTCCAACCCTTTAAAGAGGGAACCTACAAATTCTAGGTTCTGTTTTTTAGAAAGGTCTACCGAGGAGTTTTTTTTCGGGTTATTGGGGAGATATATCATATGTTTGGTATTTAATGTGTTGAATAGTTTGAAAGCATCAGGCGTGATGTGGGCTTTGTTGGGGGATTTTCGGGTTCAAATGAAGGATCGTTGACCCTATAGGGCAATCGGTTGAAGGCGAATATTTGGTTACTGGAAATAGGTTTAAGTTTCAAAAGTTGCTGCGATAATTTTTGGAGAGTGGAAGGATCATTGAGATGGCTCCATTCAGCTTCCAAAATGTGGATAGTTTCTTCGTTCTTGAAGATTTGTTTGTGAACCGTTATGAGTTCTTGCTCAAGCTCGAGCACTCGGTACTTAATATGAAACAGAGCAACGCTTATGCAAATTGTGAAAGCAATGAAAATGAGGGTAGAACGTCTCATGGCATCGTCCTACTTTGCGAAGGGAAAATCCGTTCAGCCACCCGAAGGCG
This genomic interval from Alphaproteobacteria bacterium contains the following:
- a CDS encoding penicillin-binding protein 2, yielding MARNRLLMVSLFFAIGFLTVSYRLIDVTLLRGQDEPGISDFLSHSSHSVARFNILDRNGKTLATNLITASLYANPKIILDTTDAFEKLTKIFPQLDQKDLLKKLSSDKNFVWIARNLTPQQQALVHHMGLPGLHFHREEKRVYPHGRLVSHVLGFTDVDNRGIAGIEYGFDVDLSKNNVQLSIDLSVQHAVNDELTKTIEHFKAKGGCVLVLDAKSGEILAMVSQPNFDPHMPQKAKSEERFNANTLGIYEMGSTIKIFTTAMALETGTVTFQDGYDASNPIRVAKFSINDFRGKNRWLSVPEIFQYSSNIGMVRMAQDVGTEGHIAYLDKFGLLKPVSVEIPEVGAPLTPKQWRDINMMTISYGYGLSISPLQLAMGVGSVVNDGIMVEPTLLKRAETPEGKRIISRKTSHQMRQLLRLAVTDGTSRKANVDGYVVGGKTGTANRTDGKTYNTKETLSSFVGAFPMHDPKYVVLTMLDRPQGSAETFGYTGGGWTAAPLGANVIARIAPILGVNPVNESDSAIEDALHIDIPSTGFRHASY